One stretch of Ornithinimicrobium ciconiae DNA includes these proteins:
- a CDS encoding dipeptidase has translation MNSTERLRDLLRQHPLVDGHNDLPWRARALVDYDWDALDIAGSTPNHTDLPRLEAGGVGAQFWSVFVPSTLQPDQAVIQTLEQIDAVYAMVERYSDRLGLATTADEVDAVFASGRIASLMGAEGGHSIGCSLGALRILHRLGVRYLTLTHNDNVPWADSATDEPVLGGLSDFGREVVREMNRLGMLVDLSHVSADTMRDALAVTESPVIFSHSSARAICPTPRNVPDDVLETLARNGGTCMAVFAPQFVSPQVWDWKVEAAAAAAQEGIASTDLEAFEPWVEQYAVTHPRPPATLEQVVTHIEHLREVAGIDHIGLGGDYDGVASLPVGLEDVSGYPRLLAALADRGWSDADLVKLAGANVLRTLRDAEAVARDLQTQRGPSRARFSS, from the coding sequence GTGAACTCCACCGAGCGACTTCGTGACCTGCTGCGCCAGCACCCCCTCGTCGATGGCCACAACGACCTGCCCTGGCGGGCCCGGGCTCTGGTCGACTACGACTGGGACGCCCTCGACATCGCGGGCAGCACGCCCAACCACACCGACCTGCCTCGGCTGGAGGCCGGTGGGGTCGGCGCCCAGTTCTGGTCGGTCTTCGTCCCCTCGACCCTGCAGCCCGACCAGGCGGTCATCCAGACCCTGGAGCAGATCGACGCGGTCTACGCCATGGTGGAGCGCTACTCTGACCGACTCGGACTGGCTACGACGGCGGACGAGGTGGACGCGGTCTTCGCCTCGGGTCGCATCGCGTCCCTGATGGGGGCCGAGGGCGGGCACTCCATCGGCTGCTCTCTCGGCGCACTGCGGATCCTGCACCGGTTGGGTGTCCGCTATCTGACGCTCACCCACAACGACAACGTGCCGTGGGCGGACTCGGCCACGGACGAGCCCGTGCTCGGTGGCCTGTCCGACTTCGGGCGAGAGGTGGTGCGGGAGATGAACCGCCTCGGGATGCTCGTCGACCTCTCGCACGTCTCGGCGGACACGATGCGCGACGCCCTGGCAGTGACCGAGTCGCCGGTGATCTTCTCGCACAGTTCGGCCCGGGCGATCTGTCCGACCCCACGCAATGTCCCGGACGACGTCCTGGAGACGCTGGCCCGCAACGGCGGCACCTGCATGGCGGTCTTCGCCCCGCAGTTCGTCTCCCCGCAGGTGTGGGACTGGAAGGTTGAGGCGGCCGCCGCCGCAGCACAGGAGGGGATCGCCTCGACCGACCTGGAGGCCTTCGAGCCCTGGGTCGAGCAGTATGCCGTCACGCACCCCCGCCCCCCGGCCACCCTGGAGCAGGTGGTCACCCATATCGAGCACCTGCGGGAGGTCGCGGGGATCGACCACATCGGGCTCGGCGGCGACTATGACGGTGTCGCCAGCCTGCCGGTTGGCCTCGAGGACGTGTCCGGCTATCCGCGACTGCTCGCCGCCCTCGCCGACCGCGGCTGGTCCGACGCTGACCTCGTGAAGCTCGCCGGCGCCAACGTGCTGCGCACCCTGCGGGACGCCGAGGCCGTCGCTCGAGACCTGCAGACCCAGCGGGGTCCCAGCAGAGCACGCTTCTCCAGCTGA
- a CDS encoding cell wall-binding repeat-containing protein yields the protein MSALASGSETAAGSLGISLNVLAHADDASSDPGSSPDAGSSPDAGSSPDAGAGLTSDTTAVGKARLAGTDRYGTSVAISKWTFPHQGDADRVYLARADVFADALTAGVLTDGPVLLVPGDCGAPRAVVRAEITRLDPETVVALGGEAAVCQAQLEVAANGRPVERLTGENRAATAAAIGLYEFAEGTTTVYLARGNSSPDAMVGGMLTDGPILLTNPDGTHLPQVTRAAIAELDPDRVVALGGTTSVSNYLLGQAADGRATSRLAGTDRYATSVKVADNAFPAGSDRVYIARGDGANLTDAVVSGVLTDGPVLLVNGPCIKVPNVIQKYLADKQPSVVVALGGQGAVCHQLLEDAAAAATPPPPPPPPPPPGPNCAQVRCVALTFDDGPSAYTTQLVNTLDDLDVPATFFVVGQMADARPNTVKRSYDHGYQVENHTWNHPEMNTLTLTQQQSQYTSTRNLLTGLGIEPTDMLRPPYGAWNSNTRKLGVPLILWSIDTRDWENRNTAQIRANVRNSIHNGAIVLQHDTIPESVAAVPGIVSDLRARGYHFVTVEDLVPWAGPGDLVYSRGNVVDATVEAEPQVFDGADYAPPVDAAEMPVE from the coding sequence ATGTCCGCCCTGGCCTCCGGCTCAGAAACCGCCGCCGGCTCCCTGGGCATCTCGCTCAACGTCCTGGCCCACGCCGACGATGCATCGTCCGACCCGGGTTCGTCACCCGACGCCGGTTCGTCGCCCGACGCGGGTTCGTCGCCCGACGCGGGGGCGGGGCTGACGTCGGACACGACGGCCGTCGGCAAGGCGAGACTGGCCGGCACGGACCGCTACGGCACCTCGGTCGCGATCTCGAAGTGGACCTTCCCGCACCAGGGTGACGCGGACCGCGTCTACCTGGCCCGCGCGGACGTCTTCGCCGATGCACTCACTGCTGGCGTGCTCACGGACGGTCCGGTGCTGCTGGTCCCCGGCGACTGCGGTGCCCCTCGCGCGGTGGTGCGCGCGGAGATCACCCGGCTGGATCCCGAGACGGTCGTGGCCCTGGGCGGCGAGGCTGCAGTGTGCCAGGCACAGCTCGAGGTGGCCGCCAACGGGCGCCCAGTCGAGCGGCTCACCGGCGAGAACCGGGCCGCCACCGCGGCCGCGATCGGACTCTATGAGTTCGCCGAGGGCACCACGACGGTCTATCTCGCACGGGGCAACAGCTCCCCGGACGCGATGGTCGGCGGGATGCTGACCGACGGACCGATCCTGCTGACCAATCCCGACGGCACCCACCTCCCGCAGGTGACGCGTGCCGCCATCGCCGAGCTGGACCCGGACCGAGTGGTCGCACTCGGCGGCACGACCTCGGTCAGCAACTACCTGCTGGGCCAGGCGGCTGATGGACGCGCGACGAGCCGGTTGGCCGGCACGGACCGTTACGCGACGTCGGTCAAGGTGGCCGACAACGCCTTCCCCGCCGGCAGCGACCGGGTCTATATCGCCCGCGGAGACGGAGCCAACCTGACCGACGCGGTCGTCTCCGGCGTGCTCACCGACGGACCGGTGCTGTTGGTCAACGGCCCGTGCATCAAGGTGCCCAACGTCATCCAGAAGTATCTTGCGGACAAGCAGCCCTCTGTCGTCGTGGCCCTCGGCGGCCAGGGCGCGGTCTGTCACCAGTTGCTGGAGGACGCGGCAGCGGCCGCGACACCCCCGCCGCCACCACCTCCACCACCTCCGCCTGGTCCCAACTGCGCCCAGGTCAGATGCGTGGCACTGACCTTCGATGACGGCCCGTCGGCCTACACCACCCAGCTCGTCAATACCCTCGACGACCTCGACGTCCCGGCCACCTTCTTCGTGGTCGGCCAGATGGCCGACGCCCGGCCCAACACGGTGAAACGGTCCTACGACCACGGCTACCAGGTCGAGAACCACACCTGGAACCACCCGGAGATGAACACGCTCACGCTGACCCAGCAGCAGTCGCAGTACACCTCGACCCGCAACCTGCTGACCGGTCTGGGCATCGAGCCGACCGACATGCTGCGCCCGCCCTACGGGGCGTGGAACAGCAACACCCGCAAGCTGGGCGTCCCGCTGATCCTGTGGAGCATCGACACCCGTGACTGGGAGAACCGCAACACGGCCCAGATCCGGGCCAACGTCCGCAACAGCATCCACAACGGCGCGATCGTCCTCCAGCACGACACGATCCCCGAGTCGGTCGCAGCCGTCCCGGGCATCGTCTCGGACCTGCGGGCGCGGGGTTATCACTTCGTGACGGTGGAGGACCTGGTGCCGTGGGCCGGTCCGGGAGACCTGGTCTACTCCCGTGGCAATGTCGTCGACGCCACCGTCGAAGCTGAGCCGCAGGTCTTTGACGGCGCCGACTACGCGCCTCCGGTCGACGCGGCAGAGATGCCGGTGGAGTGA